Proteins co-encoded in one Cervus canadensis isolate Bull #8, Minnesota chromosome 15, ASM1932006v1, whole genome shotgun sequence genomic window:
- the SPOPL gene encoding speckle-type POZ protein-like isoform X2, with product MVKYSPVWDIAYILEDCNKVAMSREPTPPLSGDMSIGPIAESWCYTQVKVVKFSYMWTINNFSFCREEMGEVLKSSTFSSSPSDKMKWCLRVNPKGLDDESKDYLSLYLLLVSCPKSEVRAKFKFSLLNAKREETKAMESQRAYRFVQGKDWGFKKFIRRDFLLDEANGLLPDDKLTLFCEVSVVQDSVNISGHTNTNTLKVPECRLAEDLGNLWENTRFTDCSFFVRGQEFKAHKSVLAARSPVFNAMFEHEMEESKKNRVEINDVDPEVFKEMMRFIYTGKAPNLDKMADNLLAAADKYALERLKVMCEEALCSSLSVENVADTLVLADLHSAEQLKAQAIDFINSQAADIMETSGWKSMIQSHPHLVAEAFRALASAQCPQFGIPRKRLKQS from the exons ATGG TAAAGTACTCACCTGTGTGGGATATTGCATACATCTTAGAAGACTGCAATAAAGTGGCAATGTCTCGGGaacccaccccacctctctctgGAGATATGTCTATCGGTCCTATAGCAGAAAGCTGGTGTTATACACAG GTTAAAGTAGTAAAATTTTCCTACATGTGGACCATTAATAACTTCAGTTTTTGTCGAGAAGAAATGGGTGAAGTGTTAAAAAGTTCAACATTCTCATCTAGCCCCAGTGACAAAATGAAATG gtGCCTGAGAGTAAATCCAAAGGGATTAGATGATGAAAGTAAAGACTACTTGTCCTTATATTTGCTTTTAGTCAGCTGTCCAAAAAGTGAAGTTCGAGCAAAATTCAAATTTTCCCTTCTGAATGctaaaagggaagaaacaaaagcaatGG AAAGCCAAAGAGCATATCGATTTGTACAAGGGAAGGACTggggttttaaaaaattcattcgaAGAGATTTTTTGCTTGATGAAGCTAATGGTCTTTTACCAGATGACAAGCTTACATTATTTTGTGAG GTGAGTGTGGTCCAAGATTCAGTAAATATATCAGGACATACTAATACAAATACGCTAAAGGTGCCTGAATGCCGACTAGCAGAAGATTTAGGTAATCTCTGGGAAAACACAAGATTTACAGATTGCAGTTTTTTTGTGAGAGGACAAGAATTTAAAGCTCATAAATCTGTTCTTGCAG CTCGATCCCCAGTTTTTAATGCCATGTTTGAACatgaaatggaagaaagcaaaaag AATCGAGTGGAAATAAATGATGTAGACCCTgaggtttttaaagaaatgatgagATTCATTTACACAGGGAAAGCGCCAAACCTTGACAAAATGGCTGACAACTTGTTGGCAGCTGCAGACAAA TATGCACTGGAACGGCTGAAGGTCATGTGTGAAGAAGCTTTGTGTAGCAGCCTCTCAGTAGAGAATGTTGCTGACACCCTTGTCCTTGCAGATTTGCACAGTGCGGAGCAGTTGAAAGCACAAGCCATAGACTTTATTAACAG CCAAGCAGCGGACATAATGGAAACATCCGGGTGGAAGTCCATGATTCAGTCTCACCCACATTTGGTAGCAGAAGCCTTCCGAGCACTAGCATCTGCACAGTGTCCACAGTTTGGTATTCCACGAAAACGGCTAAAACAGTCTTGA
- the SPOPL gene encoding speckle-type POZ protein-like isoform X3 has protein sequence MSREPTPPLSGDMSIGPIAESWCYTQVKVVKFSYMWTINNFSFCREEMGEVLKSSTFSSSPSDKMKWCLRVNPKGLDDESKDYLSLYLLLVSCPKSEVRAKFKFSLLNAKREETKAMESQRAYRFVQGKDWGFKKFIRRDFLLDEANGLLPDDKLTLFCEVSVVQDSVNISGHTNTNTLKVPECRLAEDLGNLWENTRFTDCSFFVRGQEFKAHKSVLAARSPVFNAMFEHEMEESKKNRVEINDVDPEVFKEMMRFIYTGKAPNLDKMADNLLAAADKYALERLKVMCEEALCSSLSVENVADTLVLADLHSAEQLKAQAIDFINRCSVLRQLGCKDGKNWNSNQAADIMETSGWKSMIQSHPHLVAEAFRALASAQCPQFGIPRKRLKQS, from the exons ATGTCTCGGGaacccaccccacctctctctgGAGATATGTCTATCGGTCCTATAGCAGAAAGCTGGTGTTATACACAG GTTAAAGTAGTAAAATTTTCCTACATGTGGACCATTAATAACTTCAGTTTTTGTCGAGAAGAAATGGGTGAAGTGTTAAAAAGTTCAACATTCTCATCTAGCCCCAGTGACAAAATGAAATG gtGCCTGAGAGTAAATCCAAAGGGATTAGATGATGAAAGTAAAGACTACTTGTCCTTATATTTGCTTTTAGTCAGCTGTCCAAAAAGTGAAGTTCGAGCAAAATTCAAATTTTCCCTTCTGAATGctaaaagggaagaaacaaaagcaatGG AAAGCCAAAGAGCATATCGATTTGTACAAGGGAAGGACTggggttttaaaaaattcattcgaAGAGATTTTTTGCTTGATGAAGCTAATGGTCTTTTACCAGATGACAAGCTTACATTATTTTGTGAG GTGAGTGTGGTCCAAGATTCAGTAAATATATCAGGACATACTAATACAAATACGCTAAAGGTGCCTGAATGCCGACTAGCAGAAGATTTAGGTAATCTCTGGGAAAACACAAGATTTACAGATTGCAGTTTTTTTGTGAGAGGACAAGAATTTAAAGCTCATAAATCTGTTCTTGCAG CTCGATCCCCAGTTTTTAATGCCATGTTTGAACatgaaatggaagaaagcaaaaag AATCGAGTGGAAATAAATGATGTAGACCCTgaggtttttaaagaaatgatgagATTCATTTACACAGGGAAAGCGCCAAACCTTGACAAAATGGCTGACAACTTGTTGGCAGCTGCAGACAAA TATGCACTGGAACGGCTGAAGGTCATGTGTGAAGAAGCTTTGTGTAGCAGCCTCTCAGTAGAGAATGTTGCTGACACCCTTGTCCTTGCAGATTTGCACAGTGCGGAGCAGTTGAAAGCACAAGCCATAGACTTTATTAACAG GTGCAGTGTACTTCGACAGCTTGGGTGTAAAGATGGGAAAAACTGGAACAGCAA CCAAGCAGCGGACATAATGGAAACATCCGGGTGGAAGTCCATGATTCAGTCTCACCCACATTTGGTAGCAGAAGCCTTCCGAGCACTAGCATCTGCACAGTGTCCACAGTTTGGTATTCCACGAAAACGGCTAAAACAGTCTTGA
- the SPOPL gene encoding speckle-type POZ protein-like isoform X1, which translates to MVKYSPVWDIAYILEDCNKVAMSREPTPPLSGDMSIGPIAESWCYTQVKVVKFSYMWTINNFSFCREEMGEVLKSSTFSSSPSDKMKWCLRVNPKGLDDESKDYLSLYLLLVSCPKSEVRAKFKFSLLNAKREETKAMESQRAYRFVQGKDWGFKKFIRRDFLLDEANGLLPDDKLTLFCEVSVVQDSVNISGHTNTNTLKVPECRLAEDLGNLWENTRFTDCSFFVRGQEFKAHKSVLAARSPVFNAMFEHEMEESKKNRVEINDVDPEVFKEMMRFIYTGKAPNLDKMADNLLAAADKYALERLKVMCEEALCSSLSVENVADTLVLADLHSAEQLKAQAIDFINRCSVLRQLGCKDGKNWNSNQAADIMETSGWKSMIQSHPHLVAEAFRALASAQCPQFGIPRKRLKQS; encoded by the exons ATGG TAAAGTACTCACCTGTGTGGGATATTGCATACATCTTAGAAGACTGCAATAAAGTGGCAATGTCTCGGGaacccaccccacctctctctgGAGATATGTCTATCGGTCCTATAGCAGAAAGCTGGTGTTATACACAG GTTAAAGTAGTAAAATTTTCCTACATGTGGACCATTAATAACTTCAGTTTTTGTCGAGAAGAAATGGGTGAAGTGTTAAAAAGTTCAACATTCTCATCTAGCCCCAGTGACAAAATGAAATG gtGCCTGAGAGTAAATCCAAAGGGATTAGATGATGAAAGTAAAGACTACTTGTCCTTATATTTGCTTTTAGTCAGCTGTCCAAAAAGTGAAGTTCGAGCAAAATTCAAATTTTCCCTTCTGAATGctaaaagggaagaaacaaaagcaatGG AAAGCCAAAGAGCATATCGATTTGTACAAGGGAAGGACTggggttttaaaaaattcattcgaAGAGATTTTTTGCTTGATGAAGCTAATGGTCTTTTACCAGATGACAAGCTTACATTATTTTGTGAG GTGAGTGTGGTCCAAGATTCAGTAAATATATCAGGACATACTAATACAAATACGCTAAAGGTGCCTGAATGCCGACTAGCAGAAGATTTAGGTAATCTCTGGGAAAACACAAGATTTACAGATTGCAGTTTTTTTGTGAGAGGACAAGAATTTAAAGCTCATAAATCTGTTCTTGCAG CTCGATCCCCAGTTTTTAATGCCATGTTTGAACatgaaatggaagaaagcaaaaag AATCGAGTGGAAATAAATGATGTAGACCCTgaggtttttaaagaaatgatgagATTCATTTACACAGGGAAAGCGCCAAACCTTGACAAAATGGCTGACAACTTGTTGGCAGCTGCAGACAAA TATGCACTGGAACGGCTGAAGGTCATGTGTGAAGAAGCTTTGTGTAGCAGCCTCTCAGTAGAGAATGTTGCTGACACCCTTGTCCTTGCAGATTTGCACAGTGCGGAGCAGTTGAAAGCACAAGCCATAGACTTTATTAACAG GTGCAGTGTACTTCGACAGCTTGGGTGTAAAGATGGGAAAAACTGGAACAGCAA CCAAGCAGCGGACATAATGGAAACATCCGGGTGGAAGTCCATGATTCAGTCTCACCCACATTTGGTAGCAGAAGCCTTCCGAGCACTAGCATCTGCACAGTGTCCACAGTTTGGTATTCCACGAAAACGGCTAAAACAGTCTTGA
- the SPOPL gene encoding speckle-type POZ protein-like isoform X4, with amino-acid sequence MLKGKKQKQWKAKEHIDLYKGRTGVLKNSFEEIFCLMKLMVFYQMTSLHYFVSISSTACRRGGSIALHYLKNCLLPLPCKWCCRQVSVVQDSVNISGHTNTNTLKVPECRLAEDLGNLWENTRFTDCSFFVRGQEFKAHKSVLAARSPVFNAMFEHEMEESKKNRVEINDVDPEVFKEMMRFIYTGKAPNLDKMADNLLAAADKYALERLKVMCEEALCSSLSVENVADTLVLADLHSAEQLKAQAIDFINRCSVLRQLGCKDGKNWNSNQAADIMETSGWKSMIQSHPHLVAEAFRALASAQCPQFGIPRKRLKQS; translated from the exons ATGctaaaagggaagaaacaaaagcaatGG AAAGCCAAAGAGCATATCGATTTGTACAAGGGAAGGACTggggttttaaaaaattcattcgaAGAGATTTTTTGCTTGATGAAGCTAATGGTCTTTTACCAGATGACAAGCTTACATTATTTTGTGAG CATCTCCAGCACTGCTTGCAGAAGAGGAGGAAGCATTGCACTGCACTACCTAAAGAactgcctcctccccctcccctgcaagTGGTGCTGTAGACAG GTGAGTGTGGTCCAAGATTCAGTAAATATATCAGGACATACTAATACAAATACGCTAAAGGTGCCTGAATGCCGACTAGCAGAAGATTTAGGTAATCTCTGGGAAAACACAAGATTTACAGATTGCAGTTTTTTTGTGAGAGGACAAGAATTTAAAGCTCATAAATCTGTTCTTGCAG CTCGATCCCCAGTTTTTAATGCCATGTTTGAACatgaaatggaagaaagcaaaaag AATCGAGTGGAAATAAATGATGTAGACCCTgaggtttttaaagaaatgatgagATTCATTTACACAGGGAAAGCGCCAAACCTTGACAAAATGGCTGACAACTTGTTGGCAGCTGCAGACAAA TATGCACTGGAACGGCTGAAGGTCATGTGTGAAGAAGCTTTGTGTAGCAGCCTCTCAGTAGAGAATGTTGCTGACACCCTTGTCCTTGCAGATTTGCACAGTGCGGAGCAGTTGAAAGCACAAGCCATAGACTTTATTAACAG GTGCAGTGTACTTCGACAGCTTGGGTGTAAAGATGGGAAAAACTGGAACAGCAA CCAAGCAGCGGACATAATGGAAACATCCGGGTGGAAGTCCATGATTCAGTCTCACCCACATTTGGTAGCAGAAGCCTTCCGAGCACTAGCATCTGCACAGTGTCCACAGTTTGGTATTCCACGAAAACGGCTAAAACAGTCTTGA